In one Natator depressus isolate rNatDep1 chromosome 26, rNatDep2.hap1, whole genome shotgun sequence genomic region, the following are encoded:
- the ANK1 gene encoding ankyrin-1 isoform X14, with translation MLAFLTQLLITLVLLGFFLVSCQNVLHIVKGSVRFLLKHVHQELDKELGESEGLTDDEESISTRVVRRRVIVKGNQVQDIPGEQVTEEQFTDEQGNIVTKKIIRKVVRRISVGDEEKEVILEGSLQEPQELEAEADHFMKYAILHQDSLGSKEEAQGHIPESELIGGRMGAYIVKRASLKRGKQ, from the exons ATGTTGGCCTTCCTGACCCAGCTGCTGATCACCCTGGTGCTGCTGGGCTTCTTCCTGGTCAGCTGCCAGAATGTCCTGCACATTGTCAAGGGCTCCGTACGCTTCCTGCTCAAGCACGTCCACCAGGAACTGGACAAGGAGCTGGGTGAGAGCGAGGGGCTGACAGACGATGAGGAGTCCATCTCCACCAGGGTGGTCCGTCGGCGCGTCATTGTGAAG GGCAATCAGGTTCAGGATATTCCGGGGGAGCAGGTGACCGAGGAGCAATTCACTGACGAGCAAGGCAACATCGTCACCAAGAAG ATCATCCGGAAGGTGGTGCGGCGGATCAGCGTGGGCGATGAGGAGAAGGAGGTGATTCTTGAGGGCTCtctgcaggagccccaggagctggAAGCTGAGGCAGATCACTTTATGAAATATGCCATCCTGCATCAGGACAGTCTGGGCAGCAAG GAGGAGGCGCAAGGGCACATCCCAGAATCGGAGCTGAtcgggggcaggatgggggcttACATAGTGAAACGAGCCAGCCTGAAaaggggaaagcagtga